A region of Anoplopoma fimbria isolate UVic2021 breed Golden Eagle Sablefish chromosome 24, Afim_UVic_2022, whole genome shotgun sequence DNA encodes the following proteins:
- the LOC129113227 gene encoding hexokinase-4-like, whose translation MSSEGANGKSSTPISKKSKMSGDTSNLHTEGIPPDTLSKVQEYLERFHLSQEKLQEVSARLRKDLVRGLGKHSHHKAPVKMLPTFVRATPDGTEKGDFLALDLGGTNFRVLHVRVVEEEQKVLKMDSQICAIPKEMMLGPGEQLFDHIAACLSDFLVSQNLKGQTLPLGFTFSFPCEQKEIDKSILIRWTKGFNCSGVEGKDVVKLLKEAIHRRGDYDIGSVAMVNDTVGTMMSCGYRDQSCEIGMIIGTGTNACYMEEMRNVKRVEGLDGRMCINTEWGGFGDDGSLKDIQTEFDVVVDEMSINPGVHTFEKMISGMYLGEIVRLLLVKLTEDKLLFKGQTSEALLTPEAFKTKFISEIEERANGLENTQNILTKLGLKWDLVDSHLVRLVCDAISSRSARLCSAALATLANRIRANRKLDHLKTTVGVDGTVFRKHPNFSEELQATVRLLAPECDITFLVSEDGSGKGAAMVTAVAQRLAEESRLLEESDGEVDEEEDEDE comes from the exons ATGAGCAGCGAAGGGGCAAACGGAAAGAGCAGCACACCAATATCCAAGAAGTCCAAAATGAGCGGGGATACCTCGAACCTGCACACCGAGGGCATCCCTCCGGACACGCTCAGTAAG GTGCAGGAGTACCTGGAGCGTTTCCATCTGTCTCAGGAGAAGCTGCAGGAGGTTTCTGCTCGGCTGAGGAAGGATCTGGTTCGAGGTTTGGGGAAACACAGTCACCACAAGGCCCCCGTCAAGATGCTGCCCACCTTCGTCAGGGCCACACCGGACGGGACCG AGAAAGGCGACTTCCTGGCTCTGGATCTTGGTGGAACAAACTTCCGGGTGCTTCATGTCcgtgtggtggaggaggagcagaaagtTCTGAAGATGGACAGTCAGATCTGTGCCATCCCGAAAGAGATGATGCTGGGACCTGGAGAACAG TTGTTCGACCACATCGCCGCCTGTCTCAGTGACTTCCTCGTCTCTCAGAACCTGAAGGgacaaactcttcctctgggCTTCACCTTCTCCTTCCCCTGCGAACAGAAAGAAATCGACAAG AGCATCCTGATCCGATGGACCAAAGGTTTCAACTGCTCCGGAGTGGAGGGCAAAGACGTGGTGAAGTTACTGAAGGAGGCCATTCACAGGAGAGGG gactATGATATAGGCTCAGTTGCCATGGTGAACGACACGGTGGGCACGATGATGAGCTGCGGCTACAGAGACCAGAGCTGTGAGATCGGCATGATCATTG gTACAGGAACCAACGCCTGCTAcatggaggagatgaggaacGTGAAGCGGGTGGAGGGCCTTGACGGGCGGATGTGCATCAACACGGAGTGGGGCGGCTTCGGAGACGACGGCTCCCTGAAAGACATCCAGACGGAGTTTGACGTCGTGGTGGACGAGATGTCCATCAACCCCGGAGTCCACAC cTTTGAGAAGATGATCAGCGGCATGTATTTGGGAGAAATCGTCAGGCTTCTGCTGGTGAAGCTGACGGAGGACAAGCTGCTGTTTAAGGGACAGACGTCGGAGGCGCTGCTGACCCCGGAAGCATTCAAGACAAAGTTCATCTCTGAGATTGAGGA GCGGGCCAACGGTCTGGAAAACACGCAGAATATTCTGACCAAGTTGGGATTGAAATGGGATTTGGTCGACTCCCACCTGGTGCGTCTGGTCTGCGACGCCATCTCCTCGCGCTCGGCTCGTCTGTGCAGCGCTGCCCTGGCAACCCTCGCCAACCGTATCCGTGCCAACCGCAAGCTGGACCATCTGAAAACCACCGTGGGGGTGGACGGGACGGTCTTCAGAAAACATCCCAA TTTCAGCGAGGAGCTCCAGGCGACGGTGCGCCTCCTCGCCCCAGAGTGTGACATCACCTTCCTCGTCTCGGAGGACGGCAGCGGGAAGGGCGCTGCCATGGTAACGGCTGTGGCGCAGCGGCTGGCCGAAGAGTCCCGCCTGTTGGAGGAGAGTGACGGAGAGGtcgatgaagaggaggatgaagacgaATAG